A region from the Benincasa hispida cultivar B227 chromosome 8, ASM972705v1, whole genome shotgun sequence genome encodes:
- the LOC120083895 gene encoding cucurbitadienol 11-hydroxylase: MWTILLGLATVAVVYYIHWVNKWKDSKFNGVLPPGTMGLPLIGETIQLSRPSDSLDVHPFIQSKVKRYGPIFKTCLAGRPVVVSTDAEFNHYIMLQEGRAVEMWYLDTLSKFFGLDTEWLKALGLIHKYIRSITLNHFGAESLRDRFLPRIEESARETLHYWSTQPSVEVKESAAAMVFRTSIVKMFSEDSSKLLTGGLTKKFTGLLGGFLTLPLNLPGTTYNKCMKDMKEIQKKLKDILEERLAKGASSEEDFLGQAIKDKESQQFISEEFIIQLLFSISFASFESISTTLTLILNFLADHPEVVKELEAEHEAIRKARADPDGPITWEEYKSMTFTLNVISETLRLGSVTPALLRKTTKEIQIKGYIIPEGWTVMLVTASRHRDPEVYKDPATFNPWRWKEIDSMTVQKNFMPFGGGLRHCAGAEYSKVYLCTFLHILFTKYRWTKLKGGKIARAHILSFEDGLHVNFTPKE, translated from the exons ATGTGGACGATCTTGCTCGGTTTGGCGACGGTGGCAGTTGTCTACTATATTCATTGGGTTAACAAATGGAAGGATTCAAAATTCAATGGAGTTCTACCGCCGGGCACCATGGGCCTCCCCCTCATTGGAGAAACGATTCAACTCAGTCGACCTAGTGACTCCCTTGATGTCCACCCTTTCATCCAAAGCAAAGTTAAAAg ATATGGACCGATCTTCAAGACATGTTTGGCGGGAAGGCCGGTGGTGGTTTCAACGGACGCAGAATTCAACCATTACATAATGCTACAAGAAGGAAGGGCCGTAGAAATGTGGTATTTAGATACACTCTCCAAATTCTTTGGCCTTGACACTGAATGGCTCAAGGCTCTTGGCCTCATTCACAAGTATATTAGAAGCATTACTTTGAACCACTTTGGTGCCGAGTCACTCCGTGATCGCTTCCTTCCTCGTATCGAAGAATCCGCTCGAGAAACCCTTCATTATTGGTCAACTCAACCCAGCGTCGAAGTCAAAGAATCAGCCGCTGCG ATGGTTTTCAGAACATCGATTGTTAAGATGTTCAGTGAAGATTCAAGTAAATTACTAACAGGAGGTCTAACTAAGAAGTTTACAGGACTTCTCGGAGGTTTTCTCACATTGCCTCTAAATTTGCCTGGCACCACTTACAATAAATGCATGAAG GACATGAAGGAAATCCAAAAGAAGctaaaagatattttagagGAAAGATTGGCTAAAGGGGCTAGCAGTGAAGAAGATTTCTTGGGGCAAGCCATTAAAGATAAGGAATCCCAACAGTTCATCTCAGAGGAATTCATTATCCAATTGTTGTTTTCCATCAGCTTTGCTAGCTTTGAGTCCATCTCTACCACTCTTACTTTGATCCTCAACTTCCTCGCAGATCACCCCGAAGTAGTGAAAGAATTGGAA GCTGAGCATGAGGCGATTAGAAAGGCCAGAGCTGATCCAGATGGACCAATCACATGGGAAGAATACAAATCCATGACTTTCACACTCAAT gtCATTAGTGAAACACTTAGGTTGGGGAGTGTAACACCTGCTTTGTTGAGAAAAACAACCAAGGAAATTCAAATAAAAG GATACATAATTCCAGAAGGATGGACAGTAATGCTTGTTACCGCTTCTCGTCACAGAGATCCAGAAGTGTACAAGGACCCCGCTACATTCAATCCATGGCGTTGGAAA GAGATAGACTCGATGACTGTTCAAAAGAACTTCATGCCATTTGGTGGAGGTTTAAGGCATTGTGCTGGTGCTGAGTACTCTAAAGTCTATTTGTGTACCTTCCTCCATATCCTTTTCACCAAATATAG aTGGACCAAACTGAAGGGAGGAAAGATTGCAAGAGCTCATATATTGAGTTTTGAAGATGGGTTACATGTGAACTTCACTCCCAAGGAATGA